The DNA window taaatttatgttttttataatatttttgctAACTGTGATATCTCTAAGAAAAAATATCAAGTCTTTACTTTGAATAGGTGAAGAAAGGTATTTAAATCAAATCTTAAATTTACACTTAAGATCtattaatacttgtataaaatagATAAACATATCTGTTAATGCATTATTTAAAAATCCATTGGAAACTTCAAAGCAATATGTAGTTTTCTTAAATATGGATAAGCCTAAACTTTTTTAATAATGCAAAGTCCTTCacattattattatatttgaaaTAGGGTTGTACATTAGTTCACGATTGGTTAACGTATTCCTTTAACATACCTTCTAAGCTCAACATGATTGCACTATAAATATAACACTACTTCTGAGTCTAATATCAACATCATATTCATTACTTCCCTTCCTTGTGAAATTCCAAAAACTCAGTTACTTTTACATACTAAATTCTCCTTTaaggagaaagagaaaaaaaacataagaaaatgAAACTCATTAGCATTTCATTTTTGTTCAAGCTTTTGATACTTCAATATATTTCAATTCAATGCCTTTCTGAAGATTTCGATTTCTTCTATTTTGTTCAGCAGGTAAATCATGAGCTAAATAAATTGTAGTCATTAATATGTCTCGGTTACATATCGAAGAAGCATCGAGCTTCATTGCGGATTCAAACATGCGCGCTgaacttgtttttgttttgtattgattgtTAATTATGTAGTGGCCAGGAGCATATTGTGACACCAAACAAAGCTGCTGTTATCCGAAAACTGGAAAACCTGCTGCAGATTTCGGCATTCATGGACTATGGCCTAACTACAATGATGGATCATGGCCTTCAAACTGTGATCCTGATAGTACTTTTGATAAATCTCAggtattcattttatttattaaatgattttttttccggTATAAACCATCCTCTGCAGAGACAACTGAAAAACTCGGAATGTTTAATTTTTGTATAGATCTCAGACCTGATGAAGAACATGGAGCAAAACTGGCCATCTTTGAGCTGTCCAAGTAGCAACGGTTTTAGATTCTGGTCACATGAATGGGAGAAACATGGTACATGTGCAGAATCTGAGCTTGACCAACGTGAGTACTTTGAAACAGCTCTCAAATtgaaggagaaagtcaaccttcTTCAGATCCTCAAGAATGCAGGGATTGAACCAAATGACGAATTTTACAGCATAGAAAACGTTTCAGAGGCTATAAAAGAGGCAACAGGGTTTGCGCCAGGATTAGAGTGTAATAGAGATTCAGCGCGTAACAGTCAGATTTATCAAGTTTACATGTGTGTGGATACTTCTGGATCAAGTTTCATTGAGTGCCCTTTGTTACCAAAGAGTAGATGTGGTGATCAAGTTCAATTCCCTAAGTTTTAAGAGAATTTGTTTTGTTAACTAAACATGGTTTCatttgtattttgattttttaatcacCATTGTACTTTTTATTCTAAACTATCATATCCATGCAATGAGAATGCCAATAATTAGTTTTCATAAAAGATAATCTTGATTTGAATCTTTCATCCGTCTTCTAATCCTCTAGATGCATATCAAAATTATCTTGAACAACTTGATCAATAGGttattcattcatgttcatgttAGTTTCGAGTTCCACCTAATTTGATGTTCACCTATGTTATCGCTTCGGTTTAGGTTAAGGCCAAACTCATTTAGTTCCAAAGCACATGTCATGTGTTAGGTTGCAAAACTTTATATATTATGTGAAGTATAAGTATATGTAGATGTCATGTGTAAAGTTTCAGGAGTTCATACATCTTGGAGAATACCTATATATTTACATGTTCTGTGTTGAGTTATGGGAGTTCATATTTCTGATTTAGTAATAATACTTTCAGATAAGATCCAACAATTGATTATATTACATGGATACAATAGACACTTTATGATCTCTCACGTTCAAGGATAACTAGTAAAATTTGGCAACATAATGCTTCGTGGGATCAACCTTTAAGTTTCATATTCCACTTAATTAAAACATGATCACTGTACACTATCATAGAAGGTCACctgaaacttcccagaaggttaTCCATCCAAGAATCGTTAACTGTGGAGTTTTTATGGAACGGACTACAGAAAAAGAAGATGCATGTTGTTGGTATatgtagtacctatcaatccttgtaagacatctttcaaccatgGAGTCTCTTCCTTGCACAGCCTCGGGATCCTTCTCATTtctgttaaaattaatgtgttgtgaCCACCACTATTTTTAGTAAGAATTATGAGAGAATTGTAATCATCAAATTATAATTATTGTCTTTATTTAGAGTTATGTTAGAGTTGTATCATTAAGATTGAAAGAAACAAAGAGTCATCATCTTAATTACCATATTATTGTCTTCTATGTCAGTTGTGATTCAAGCCTAGTAGAAGTATAGTGggtggtgaattcaataaaatcAGCAGTTTTTTAATGTTCATCCACTAGTAgaagtatagtgcaaaaagtCACTAAAACCAGTTTTTCACACAAAATTCTGCAACAATATAAGAGTGGTATCAAGTTGCAGATCCTTGCAGCtgcatcaaaaacaacaaaagttatgGCTTCCACAAACAACCCTTCCACAACTAACAACAATGTCAAAGTTCCTCGATTTGAAGGAGAGAACTATGATTTTTGGGCTGTTAAAATAGAGACTTTATTCACATCTTTGGATGTTCTAGAGTATGTCAAAAACGGGTATGAAGAACCTGCACCAACAGAggctgaaaaatcaaaagaaaaggcAGAAGAATCAAGCCAACAgcttgaagagttgaagaagaagaagaagatcacaaATGCTGAAGTTCTCGAGATGATTCAAATGTGAGTCTCTCTATCCATCTTCCCAAGGATTATGAGAGCTAAAACATCGAAAGAAGCGTGGAGTATCCTacaacaagagtttgaagtagacTCAAAGGTGCTAAcggtgaagcttcaatctcttAAGAGAGATAATGAAAATGAAAGGATGAAGGAAAACGAGGGCCTGGACGAATAATTCAACAAACTATCCGAGTTGGTGAATCAGTCGCATGGTGATACGATAGAAGATCGCAAAATTGTTGACAAAATTCTAATTAGTTTAACACCAAGGTTTGACCCAATGGTGGGTGTGATAGAAGAAACCAAGGATCTATCAACCTTGACTGTTCAAGGGTTAACGGGGTCTTTGAGATCCTACGAGCAAAGGATGCCACGAAATTCTGAATAATCGATTGAGAGTGCCTTTCAATCTAAACTCAACATTCAgcctaacaatggtgaaaataAGCCTTAAATACAAACTAGAGGGGAGTCTTCTAGAGATGGCAGATTTGGAAGAGGCAGAGGTCGAAACTCATGTGGCAGATCTACAAGAGGCGCAAATGGCAGAAGATGGAATGAAGCATCAAACAAATGGTGCAAAATTTGTAACAGAGACACTCGTGACGAGAATGACTGTTTGAACAACGGCAAACCGTAATGCCACAATTGTAAGAGATTCAGGCACCTTCAAAAGGATTTTCGTCTTGCGAATCAGCAACATGCTTCGTACGCAGAAGGAGAATCTGATGAAGGAAATTAGTTTTTTGCTTGTCAAAAAGCATTGCATGAAAAAGGTAAACATGTTTGGTATTTGGATAGCGGCTGTAGCAACCATATGACCGGACATAAGGAAGCATTTATAAACATTGATTCTTCATTCGACTCTAAAGTTAAATTGGGCAATGGAGAACATGTCGaagtgaaagggaaaggaagcattGGAGTCACCACAAAGCAAGAAATCAAAGTCATACATGACACGCTTTATGTGCCGGAATTAGACAAAAATTTGTTTAGCATTGGACAACTTCTGGAGCACGGCTATT is part of the Vicia villosa cultivar HV-30 ecotype Madison, WI linkage group LG2, Vvil1.0, whole genome shotgun sequence genome and encodes:
- the LOC131646444 gene encoding ribonuclease 3-like — its product is MKLISISFLFKLLILQYISIQCLSEDFDFFYFVQQWPGAYCDTKQSCCYPKTGKPAADFGIHGLWPNYNDGSWPSNCDPDSTFDKSQISDLMKNMEQNWPSLSCPSSNGFRFWSHEWEKHGTCAESELDQREYFETALKLKEKVNLLQILKNAGIEPNDEFYSIENVSEAIKEATGFAPGLECNRDSARNSQIYQVYMCVDTSGSSFIECPLLPKSRCGDQVQFPKF